In the genome of Carnobacterium pleistocenium FTR1, one region contains:
- a CDS encoding pseudouridine synthase — MRLDKLLANMGFGTRKTVKDVLKSKEVTVNGLVEKEGKKQVNPEKDAIAVSGEAIQYQEFVYFMLHKPQGVVSATTDNVHKTVIDLLQPQDQSRDPFPVGRLDKDTEGLLILTNDGTLAHNLLSPKKHVDKCYQASIEGIVDEQDIQEFASGITLDDGFNCQSAKLEIESIDVEKEQSVIRVTIHEGKFHQVKRMFEAVDKSVSYLKRLSMGEVQLDETLKLGEYRPLTKAELDSLTHS, encoded by the coding sequence ATGCGATTAGATAAGTTGTTAGCCAATATGGGCTTTGGAACAAGAAAAACGGTGAAAGATGTATTGAAATCAAAAGAAGTTACGGTAAATGGACTTGTTGAAAAAGAAGGTAAAAAGCAAGTGAATCCAGAAAAAGACGCTATTGCTGTTTCAGGTGAGGCTATTCAATACCAAGAATTTGTATATTTTATGTTGCATAAACCGCAAGGAGTCGTAAGTGCAACAACAGATAATGTGCATAAAACAGTAATTGATTTATTGCAACCGCAAGATCAATCACGGGATCCATTTCCAGTAGGAAGGTTGGATAAGGATACAGAAGGCTTATTGATTTTAACTAATGATGGAACATTAGCGCATAACTTACTTTCACCAAAGAAACATGTAGATAAATGTTATCAAGCAAGTATAGAAGGTATAGTAGATGAACAGGATATTCAAGAATTTGCGAGTGGTATAACGTTGGATGATGGTTTTAATTGTCAATCTGCTAAATTAGAAATCGAATCTATAGATGTTGAAAAAGAGCAGTCCGTCATTCGAGTCACAATACACGAAGGAAAATTCCATCAAGTAAAGCGCATGTTTGAAGCAGTAGATAAGTCTGTTAGTTATTTGAAACGATTGTCGATGGGAGAAGTACAGCTAGATGAGACGTTAAAATTAGGGGAGTACAGACCACTAACAAAAGCAGAATTGGATTCATTAACCCATTCATAA